The following are encoded in a window of Penaeus monodon isolate SGIC_2016 chromosome 9, NSTDA_Pmon_1, whole genome shotgun sequence genomic DNA:
- the LOC119576828 gene encoding transcription and mRNA export factor ENY2-like, with product MADRSTQMKNSINQKLVETGEKERLKDMLRQRLTECGWRDELKEHAKDIVRERGLQQVTVDDLVKEITPQGRDLVPDTVKRELLAEIKKFLAAQSL from the exons ATGGCAGATCGGAGCACGCAGAtgaagaattctattaatcagaagTTGGTGGAGactggagaaaaggagagactgaAGGACATGTTGAGACAGAGACTAACAGAGTGTGGTTGGAGGGATGAACTCAAG GAACATGCCAAGGATATTGTGCGAGAACGAGGGCTGCAGCAAGTAACTGTAGATGACTTAGTAAAGGAGATCACTCCACAGGGAAGAG ATTTGGTTCCTGACACAGTGAAGCGGGAACTTCTAGCAGAAATAAAGAAATTCCTTGCAGCACAATCTCTATAA